The Homo sapiens chromosome 20, GRCh38.p14 Primary Assembly sequence ggctaaggtaggaggatcgcttgaggctaggagttcaagaccagcctggataacacagtgagacctcatctcttaaaaaaaaaaaaaagtttaaaagttagccagatgtggtggcacacacctgtggtcctggtacttgggaggctaaggtgaaagctgcagtgaggtgagctatgattgttccACTgaattgcagcctgggcaacaaagcaagaaagaccctgtctttaaaaaaaaaaaaaagaagaagaagaagaatgcagACCTGCAGGAAGCTGTAGTTATCACTCTGCCTCTTTGGATATCAGCTTCCGCATCTGTAAAAAGTGAGGGTGGAGAGTTCTTGCTTTACCTGCTTCACTACGCAAGGCATGGCAATGATAACAGCTAACACATCCTGAGTGCCACCTCTGTGCCTGCTCCTGTGTTGAGTGCTTCTCATATCCTTGCAGTTAGCACCATGAAATAAGCATATTGttaaccctcttttttttttttttttttacaaatgaggaaaccaaggttcaTGGAattaagttacttgcccaaggccTCTAACTCTAAGTGACAGAACTGAAATTTTGAAAGTGtgcagccttcagagctgagtgACCATGGGTGGAGAGTGTTTGTGAACTCTCAAGTATGATAGATGCCTTGTACCCTTTGGGGCAAGAATGAACAGTACCAGTTTGCAGCTTGTTATGGTTGCGGTTGGAGGTGGGTGGCTGGGGGAGAGTGTTTTCCAAGGAGGCAGCTGAACAGATCCTGTGGTTAGGATGGGTGACCTGATCACATCCCCAGAGTCTGGGTGGGAAAATGCAGGAGGGTCCACAGTCTGAAAGAGAGCCCTAGGGCAGGTTGTGGTGGTAGAGGAAACTCCTAGCGTGTCAATCCAAACAGTCCATTGGGAGCCCAGGCCTTCAGTAGGAGGGGCATTGTGGCTCAGATGACATGAACCTCTCTGACTGGGCTAAGGCAGAGAGAAGCTCCAGTTCGGTCAGAACTTTCCAAGAAACCAGGGACACGCAGCCCAGGAAATAATACCTGTGGGAGTCAGCCCCACCTGTGACCCATTCATCTTATCTATCTGCCCTTGGGTTTCTGGCCCCCCAGTTTCTACACTGCTCTCCCTGGATCCCCAGCCCACTCCTTGGCTTCCCCAGCACCTCCCTTCCAGGCCCATTCTCCCCTCACACACACCACAGCTCTGTCTGCCACGGCAGCTCCTTTGTTTACTTCCAGAGCTGCCAGGCCCACCACTAGCCAAACACAACGAAGCCCAGCCAGTGAGGGGAGGCTCCAGGCTCAGTCTGTCCCCTCAGAGAGAGGTAATAGCCTCCAGACCAAGGAGGCAGCTCAAAGGTAGGCTGCCCCCGCACTGTGCCCAAGCTTCAGGCCTAGAGGGAAAGGGCACAAGGTCTGCCCATAGCTGGGTAGGAATCCCTACTGTTGAAGCAGCTTTGGTGAGGAGCCCCAGGAATCAAAGACCCAGCTGGAGGGAGGTAGGGGAAATGTTGAAGCCCCCTGGGTGGGAAGTGGAGGCTTAGACTGCTCCTGGTTCTCCCTGTGTCTATTCTGCCAGGTAGAACTGGAGTCCTCAGCCCAAGGCACCCATATGCCTGTCTCCCCACCAGAGGGCTATGTTCCCCTCCCAAAAGTCTGTGCCCTGTGCCTCCCCAAAGATTCCAGCTGAGAAAAGGAAGTGAGCATTTACTCTGGGCCAAGCCCCAAGCAGGAAACATTGTCAGGGTGTGCCTGGCATTTGTCTGTCTGAGGTTAGTGGGGAGTTTATTTATCTGatgtataattatgtatttatataatgtgtaatataaAGGCAGGGGACTCCGATTCTGTTTCTGGAGCTGGGGGCTGATGGGTGAGCAGTGAGGTGTAGTGAGGGTGTCAAGCTGGAGGGCAACAGGGCCACAGACATGGTCATGTGAGGAACAGTGGTCAGTGGCGAGAGGAGATGCCCCAACAGGGAGAAGGAGAGCCTTGGCAGCCCAGATTCCCCAGGGGAGAGATAAAGGACTCTTTCAATGGTGCCCAGGTAATTCTGTGAGTATGGGGGTAGCAGGGCAGGCAGATATTGGTCGATGATGTAGGAATGattttagaagaaatgaaatcCCCAATTTCCCTCCCTTTTAGGGATCTATTTTGGAGACAACAAACTTGACTAAGGAATctcaagaagaaaatataattctgCTGCCAGGCCCCAATGGAGCAAATAGAGCTCGGGACCCAGGGGCCTTTGGAAGGAACAGGAATGCGGTTAGAGGTGAGCACTGGCCCTGCTTAGCTGCACTCTCTGTCCCATTGTGCTTCAGTTTccaggagtgggggtggggatagGGCTCTGAAAACTGAGTTTATACATGAAGCAACCCACCTCCCTGCCCTGGGTCAGTAATTCTTCAAGGGGTCACTGGGTCCCCTGGAGTAAACAAGAAATTTGCCACAGTTTTAGGCacagttttgctttttatctCATCAATATACATTTAAATCTAACAGTCTAACAGCCTCACACTCCTCAACTCTATCCAagccctctcctcttctctcccactCTTGCCCAGTCAGCTTCTCAACTGTCCCAGGGACAGGAAGTCACCAGGCACAAATGTGATTTGAGGAGGCAGTGGCACCTGTGGCTCTCCTGAGAGGTGCTTAGGAGagtccagaggctgagaaggcccAGGTGAGGAGAAATGGTGGGCTGAGTCTCATCGGAAAGCACTGTTTCCTGGGACTCAGTCCCATTCAGAGTCTGTCTCCCTGGACCTGTGCCTGCCACTGGTCACATCAGCAGACGGGCAGCAATCCTCAGCCAGGGGAACTTGTGGATAAAAGGGGGCCTTTAGCCCAAGTCACACTCAGAGAGCGAGCAAGCTTATTGGAATCCCCTTTCACCCAAGCTGTGTAGATGCTCCTGCCACAGCTTCCTGACCCCTCTGTGATTCCAGGAGTGCAGGAAGGGGCTCTTGGGATGTGCCACCCAGGAAGACAGAGGGCCAGTGCTGCTACCTGCAGCCACACGACTCCACGACCATGTCCTCATACTGCTTATACACCACGTTGTTGGCAGAGTCAATGAAGAGGATGCTGATGGGACTCAGCCGCGTGGGCACACAGCAGGTGGGTGGTGTGGACTCGGGGTCCATGGAGTTCATCAGGGTCTGGATGACTGCATGATTCGTGGGCTCCAGGTGGGAGCGCAATGGGAACTCGCACAGCCCCTCGCAGTGGAAAGCCTCGTACTCAAGGGGTGCGATGATCCAGTCGTCCCAGCCCATGTCCTTGAAGTTGACATGCAGTGCCTTCCGACTGCAGCGAGCCTTAAGGTTCTTGCTGGGTCGCTTGCCCTGGCGAGTGGCCAGTGGGGCCCGCCGTTTTCGCCGCTGGCTGAACAGGTACTCATACACGGTCTTATCGTCCTGGCCAGAGCGGGCCTTAATCTCATTAAAGAACAGGTCCCGTTTCTTGGTGCGGCCAAACACCAGGAACAGGGCTTTCTCGTGGACCTGCCGGGCGGCGCGGTCGAAGCCCAGGCCACGGAGGTCCACGGCCCTGCCCCGTTCCCAGGCCTCCAGCTCCAGGCACAGCTGGGCCGAGTTCTTAAAGTTTCGGAAGAGCTTCCAGATGTCGAACACCTCCCAGCCAGATCCGTCCAGGCCTGGCACGGAGCGCACATCCAGCAAGGCGGCCGGCTGCCGGCCGCTGGGGCAGCTGGACAGCTTCAGCTGGGCAGCCCGCCCGCCTCCGGGGGCCGCTGGCTTGGCCGTGTCCGAGGGCTTCTTCCGCAAGATCCGCAGCTCGGCCCCCAGCAGCCCATCCTTCTCCAGGGCACTAATGTCAAACACGTACCTCTGCTTCCTGACCACGGGACCTCGGTCATCTAGAGAGAACACCCAGAAGTCATTCCCTGCAACCTCACCAAGGGAGCCAGTCACTTCGAGGCTGCGGGGGAAGGCCCCAGCTCTCTCCCAGTCCAGAGAGCTTTCTTTCACCTCTGCCCCATTCTGACAGAAGCCAAGAGCCAAACCACTGAGAGCCTTTTTGAAAATGAGAGCATTTCCTACATAGCCGACCAAGTAGGGGTGTTCACCTGAAGATGTGGCTGGGGATGATTTGCGTGATTCTGGTGTTTGTGTCATGATATACGTGTTATCAGAGATTTATCAGCTTTGTAACTGCCTTCTACCTATCTCTCTCCCAGCCATGAGCTAACGTGATGTCTCATTTGTGAGATAGGTGGAGTGAGCATTAAAATTACTCCtgttgactgggcacagtggctcacacctgcaatcccagcactttgggaggctgaggtgggtggattgcttgagctccggagttcgaaaccagcctgcacaacatggtgacactctgtctctacaaaaaatacaaaaattaaccaggcatggtggcgtgcacatgtagtcccagctactcaggaggctgaggtgggaggattgattgaccccagggaggtcaaggcttcagtgagccgtgaatTCGctattgcactccggcctgggcaacagagaaagaccctggctaaaaaaaaaaaaaaaaaaaaaaaaaaaaaaaaaaaaaaaaaaaaaaaatacacgctTTTCCAGAGGAGAATCccaaggttcagagaagttagaTGACTTGCTCAAATTCTCAGCTGCTTCCACCATCCCTTAAAGGAGACCTTGGTGCTCTTGTTATGCAGATGAGGCACAGAGATGGGGAGTGACTTgactaaggtcacacagcaagttaatGACAAAGCTGGTCCACACTGACCTACAGCCCAATTTTCCTGGCTTTCCAGTGCAAGGATTTTGTTGCCTATGTGTCTTACTCTcctgagcatgtgtgtgtgttacagttgtatgcatgtgtgtgattGGGTTCATATGTGAATATGAAAGAGTGTATACGTTAATGACGCATTATATGTATAAATGATTGGGCTTGTGTGACTATTTGAAGAGCACATATATGTCTGTATATGCATGATTGatcttgtgtgtgtatgtaagaaggtgtgtgtgcacatgcatatgtgtgtgattcggcatgtgtgtacgtgtgtgattcagcacgtgtgtgtgtgagtcagcatgcatgtacatgtgtgaTTCAGCATGTGTGTATAAACATAAggctatgtatgtgtatgtgagaaGCTCAGTAGTATCTCCGAATCAGCATGCCCTCCTTCCTAAATTGCAATTTGCCATTGGGGAGCTTTCATATATTGCTCTAGAAGGTGACTAATTAGGCCTTTAAACTCCCCATCTCCCCCTCTCCAAGCTCCCTTAGTGCTGGGGGGCACACGGACTTATTTTATGAGCCCCCAAGGGGTCACAGCTTTCCCTGGCTGGGCAGGCAGCCAGACCACCTCCCCCACCTCAGCCAGACCTGCTGCCTCTGTGCCTCCCCCGCCCCCTGGCAGCCCCCTCCAGGCCAGCTCTAATGAGGAGCCTCTCCCACCCTCtgacccctcccccaccctgccaGCCTAGGACCAGAGCAAATGAGCTGCAGGCAACTTGAGCGACCAACAGCCCACCTCCCTCTTCAcactaggaagaaactgaggccctgagaggGGGAGGGACTTGCTTAGATCACACAGCAAGTGGAGAGGAAAAGCTGCAACAGTAACATTAGGTGGGCcgagagagacagaggggagcAGGTAGTCTCTGGAGTTAATGAGGAGAATGAGGCATGTTCAGGACAGCATCTAAAGTTTTCATGTTGGAAGGGCTCTCAGAAACCACCCTGTCCAACCCCATATAGGTGTACAGATGGGAAAACGGAGACCCCAAGTGAGAAGGAGCTTTCCCAAGGTCATACTGCGAGTTAGGCCCTGGGTCTGCTCCCTCCCCATGTATCTGAACATCATTCCATGACTCCAAGATGCCCCATTTACTGTGTGCACCTCTCTTGCCTCCTCTATCCCCTTGCCTGAGGGCAAAGTTGCAGAAGCATGGGGACCTCaagattcatttctttctctgccGTCTGAGACCGCCTACAAACCTGTGAAGCTTGGAAAGTTCGGCCAGCCCAGCAGGTACAGATGCACAACTGAGCAATCAAGTCTCGGaatctggtctccaactctgCCACGAACTGGCAGGTCTTGTCTCTTCTCTAGGCTTTAGTGCCCACTCTGCACCTTGCAGGCGTTGGACCTGGTGCTTCCTAGGTGCCCTCCAGCCCTGATGTGTGGGCAGCCTAGGATCTGCTATGTGTGAGATATGTGTCAGTGTCCCCAGACACCCACCCCGGGCCAGATGCACACAGTGTCTCCCACCAGGGCAGTGCCAGGGCTTTGAAAGCCCCTCCATTCATGCAGATGCCCCTCCCTCTGAGCCGTGCCCCTGCCACCCCGCCCCCTCACCTTGCCCTTTGTCAATAAAGCTGGTGATGGTGTTGGCCAGGCCAGCCTCCAACTTCACGCTGCTGTTGCCTCCCTTTCTGTCAGCATCGGACAGCGTCCTGTACAGCGAGAGCATGTACTCGTGGGGTGTGATGGGGGGTGGGCGAAACGGCTCCTTGGGCTCTCGTGGGGGCCCGGGCTCCCTGGCCTTCTTCAGCAGGAAGGAGCTGGGGACAGATCCTGCTTTTGGGGGTGCCTTGCCTCCGGGAAGCTGTCCTTTTGGGGTCACAGTCCGGGCTGTAGCCTGCCTTGTTTGGGGAGGGTGTCCTGGCTTGGGTTCAGGGCCGCCCGGTCTGGGGGGCAGCTTTTTGGGTTCATCCTTCTTGGGCTGTGTCAGGCCTCCTGTCTGCCCGGTGCCTCCCTTTGCCCTGGCATTGGCATTGGTGGCCCCCCCACCATAGCTGTGACCCCCTGGCCTGAAGACGTTCCGGGCCAGGGGGGGCCTCTCCTTGGCCTCTGCTTTGGCCAATCCTGGCCTGGTCCCCTGGGGTCTCTGGCCCAAGTCAGGGGCACCCAACACAGTGCAGATGAATTCCAGGTCCAGCCAAGCCAGGTACCAAAGCAAGAAAGTGAGGAGTTTGGGGAGTCTCATCCTCTGGCCAGCCGCTGAATGACACCAAAGAGAACAGCGGCAGCAGCGAAGGTGCCTCTGGTTTGGCAGGAAAAACCATGAAAGGAGTGGACTTTCAaaagcagcggcagcagcagtagcagcagaaGGAAAGGCTTTCTCCTCAGTCTGAGACTCTTGAAGTCTGCCGGGTGTGTGTTTGTATCCAGTCCCATAGTGGAAATGCTCTCGTATCCAGACGTGCACCGTCTCCAGTCAGCAGCTGAAAATAACTCGTTCTTGAAAGGAGAAAGCCGACCGCCCCCTTTCTCCTGCACAACTGACTGAGGGCTTGAAGGAGGCTTGTATAAGGCTGAGGGATTTTTCCAAGAAGGAAGAATGGCGTAATGCTGCCTGTGTgctccagtttttttttccccctagtttTGAATCCTTTCCAGTGAAaatacttcacacacacacacacacacacacacacacacactcacaggccTGCAGGTGCTCAGAAAAATCTTTTACAAACCTGAACTCAGGAATTGGAAACGGAATTCCAACCCAAACCAATTTAATTACTCTCTGATGTCATGCTGTCTAAACTCATTTAAGTGCGAtatatttatgtgaaaaaaatcacCGCTGCCCTTTCGAGGCCATGGCTCACGGGGGCTCCTGGCACAGAGCCCTGCAGCGGGACTCTAGGCTTAGGGGGCCTCCCCCTCCACAGGGCAGACTCAGGGGTCTTCACCTCCACCTCATGGAGCAGCCCACCCCACTTTCCCGAGGAGAGATGCTGAAGAATGAGCTCAAAGATCTTAAGCCCCAGAAGCATGGGGAGTGTGGGTTTGTAGTTAAGTTCTTAG is a genomic window containing:
- the GDF5 gene encoding growth/differentiation factor 5 preproprotein translates to MRLPKLLTFLLWYLAWLDLEFICTVLGAPDLGQRPQGTRPGLAKAEAKERPPLARNVFRPGGHSYGGGATNANARAKGGTGQTGGLTQPKKDEPKKLPPRPGGPEPKPGHPPQTRQATARTVTPKGQLPGGKAPPKAGSVPSSFLLKKAREPGPPREPKEPFRPPPITPHEYMLSLYRTLSDADRKGGNSSVKLEAGLANTITSFIDKGQDDRGPVVRKQRYVFDISALEKDGLLGAELRILRKKPSDTAKPAAPGGGRAAQLKLSSCPSGRQPAALLDVRSVPGLDGSGWEVFDIWKLFRNFKNSAQLCLELEAWERGRAVDLRGLGFDRAARQVHEKALFLVFGRTKKRDLFFNEIKARSGQDDKTVYEYLFSQRRKRRAPLATRQGKRPSKNLKARCSRKALHVNFKDMGWDDWIIAPLEYEAFHCEGLCEFPLRSHLEPTNHAVIQTLMNSMDPESTPPTCCVPTRLSPISILFIDSANNVVYKQYEDMVVESCGCR